GCAGAATTCCTTAATTTAATGGCCGTGAGCCCCGTAGAGTGGGCACGTCTTTTCGTCCCACGTGAGAAAACCTATTCTGCGTGGGAAAGCGATGAAGCCTTTTGTTTACCCACTATTGGTCTATCGTGGCTATCTGAGTGTGCCAACCCGTCGATGTTGTTTACATCGTTCCCACGCTCCGCGTGGGAATGCATCCTGCGACGCTCCTGCGTCGCGTATTGGTGGGGATCACGGACAAGCAGGAAGTCATAGCGGTGTATGACCGTAATGGAATCACCACAATGGATATGCTGTGTTTCGAGA
The window above is part of the Gammaproteobacteria bacterium genome. Proteins encoded here:
- a CDS encoding hypothetical protein (Evidence 5 : Unknown function), encoding MHPATLLRRVLVGITDKQEVIAVYDRNGITTMDMLCFETRVAGCIPTRSVGTMK